TCGTCTGCCACGCGGCGGTGCGGGCGCGCAGCGGGACCCGGCGGGCATAGGGGATCTGCTTGCAGCGGCCGTCGCCGCCCCAGCGCCAGTCGTGGAAGGGGCAGGCGATCTCGTTGCCCTTGACCTCGCCCTGCGACAGGTCGCCGCCCATGTGGCGGCAGTACGCGTCGAGGACGTTGATCGCGCCGTCCTCGCCGGCGAACACGACGAGCTTCTGGCCGAAGGCGTTGATCTGGTGGGGCTTGCCGTCGTTGAAGTCGCGGACCAGCCCCAGGCAGTGCCAGCCGCGTGCGAAGCGGGTGGGCGGCGGACCCGACTCGATGTGGCGGACCTCGTCTCCGACTGCGGTCATGTGCGGATCTCCCCTCGAGGATTCGTCGCGCCGGTGGCAGGTACGCCGGGCACGGATGTCTGGTCCGGCGAGTCTGTCCGGCGCCGTACGACGGCCGGTGCCGTCGGTCCCACTCACCGGAAGGGCTGCGGCGGCCGTTCGACCCGTCCGGGATCCCACTGACCGGTAGCATTCGACCCGATCGCCCCCGTCTGGTCCGACCATCGGGACGCAGCCACCGGAGGGAGTCAGCAGTGCCACGGATCGCCGAGGGCCGGCCTGCGGCCAAGCCGAGCTCGAGCGTCCAGAAGGACCGCTACCAGCGGATCCTGAGGGCCGCGGCGAAGCTCGGTGCCGAGCACGGCCTGGAGCACGTCCAGATGAACGACGTCGCCAAGCAGGCGAACGTCGCGATCGCCACGCTCTACCGCTACTTCCCCTCGAAGGTGGACCTGTTCAGCTCGGTGATGCGCTGGCGGGTGGGGGAGTACGACCAGCCCGAGGTCGTCGCCGTGGCCGACCCGGCCGCCGGCGTGGCCGACCTGCTGATCCGGATCAGCCGCGAGATGGCCCGGATGCCGAAGCTCTCGCTGGCGATGATCCAGGCCAACAGCCAGGCCTACGCGATGGGCTCCCAGGAGTCGGCCTTCGACGACGTGCGCTTCGCGCGGATCGTCCAGCGCGCCGCGGGGATGAGCGAGGTGACCGAGGAGGCCGAACGCCAGGTCCGGCTGATCATCTCCTGCTGGTTCGGAACCCTGGTCTCGCTGCTCAACAACCGGTTCTCGATCGAGGACGCCGAGGACGACATCCGGGCCGCCTGCGCGCTGCTGCTGCGTCCGCTCGAGGACTGAGCCAGCGCCACTCCCACTGACCGGTGACCGCGACGGCCCGGCGACGCGATCGTCCCTAGTCTCCGGGGCATGCAGAGGTTCAGCGGCACCAACGTCATCGTCACCGGAGCCGCGTCGGGCATCGGCCAGGCCACGGTCGTGCGACTGGTCGCCGAGGGTGCGGCCGTCTTCGCCGTCGACCGCGACGCGGCCGGTCTGGCCGACACGGTGGCGACCTCGGTCGGGACCGGCCGGGTGATGACCGACGTCGTCGACGTCACCGACGAGGCAGCCGTCGTCGCCGCGGTCCGGGCGGCGCACGCCGAGCTCGGCAGCGTGGAGGCGCTGGTCAACGTGGCCGGTGCCCACCGCACGACACCGATCGCGTCCCTTTCGGTCGAGGACCTGCGGGACCTGTTCGAGATCAACCTGGTCGGTACGGCGCTCTTCTGCCGCGAGGTGGTCCCGCTGCTCCCCGACGGCACCGGCGTGATCGTCAACGTCGCCTCGACGTCGGCCGCTCACGGCAACCCCTACATGTCGGCGTACTCCGCCTCCAAGGGCGCGGTCCTCGGCTTCTCGCTGAGCCTCGCCGCCGAGCTCGTCGGCCGCGGGATCCGGGTCGTGCCGGTCTCACCGGGCACCGTCGACACCCCGTTGACCCGCTCGGTCGCCGTCGAGCCCGGCCTCGACCTCAGCGCGTTCGACCGGATCCGCTCGCCCCTCGGCCCGGCGCGTCCCGAGCAGGTCGCGGCCGCGATCGCCTTCGCCGCCTCGCCCGACGCGTCCTACCTCACCGGCCTCGACCTGCGGGTCGACGGCGGCTCCCACATCTGACCCAGCAGCCCAGACACAGCACGGAGGAAGTCCATGTCCCGCAC
This genomic interval from Nocardioides kongjuensis contains the following:
- a CDS encoding TetR family transcriptional regulator, producing MPRIAEGRPAAKPSSSVQKDRYQRILRAAAKLGAEHGLEHVQMNDVAKQANVAIATLYRYFPSKVDLFSSVMRWRVGEYDQPEVVAVADPAAGVADLLIRISREMARMPKLSLAMIQANSQAYAMGSQESAFDDVRFARIVQRAAGMSEVTEEAERQVRLIISCWFGTLVSLLNNRFSIEDAEDDIRAACALLLRPLED
- a CDS encoding SDR family NAD(P)-dependent oxidoreductase: MQRFSGTNVIVTGAASGIGQATVVRLVAEGAAVFAVDRDAAGLADTVATSVGTGRVMTDVVDVTDEAAVVAAVRAAHAELGSVEALVNVAGAHRTTPIASLSVEDLRDLFEINLVGTALFCREVVPLLPDGTGVIVNVASTSAAHGNPYMSAYSASKGAVLGFSLSLAAELVGRGIRVVPVSPGTVDTPLTRSVAVEPGLDLSAFDRIRSPLGPARPEQVAAAIAFAASPDASYLTGLDLRVDGGSHI